Proteins from one Sabethes cyaneus chromosome 2, idSabCyanKW18_F2, whole genome shotgun sequence genomic window:
- the LOC128736004 gene encoding UPF0746 protein DDB_G0281095-like: MCYHMYIQPKLTCKKLWTDYYNFGSLTDDLYGRSTDSQRQLSHARFLARKNGQNFPCLKCGKWYSTRSIMLRHMNHECGVEKKIQCKFCYKKFRRKWNLEQHIKRLHLSEKRKHQQQQRELLQQQREQREQREQHREQQREQQSQQQPVINRN; the protein is encoded by the exons ATGTGTTATCACATGTACATACAACCGAAACTAACGTGCAAGA AATTGTGGACCGATTACTACAATTTTGGCTCATTGACCGATGACCTGTATGGTCGTTCAACAGATTCACAACGTCAGTTAAGCCATGCTCGGTTTTTAGCACGCAAGAACGGTCAGAATTTTCCCTGTCTTAAGTGCGGTAAATGGTATTCGACGCGAAGTATCATGCTACGCCATATGAATCATGAATGCGGCGTGGAGAAAAAAATCCAGTGCaaattttgctataaaaaaTTTCGCCGCAAATGGAATTTGGAGCAGCATATCAAGCGATTGCATCTCAGTGAAAAAAGGAAACACCAACAGCAACAGCGTGAGCTGCTACAACAACAACGTGAACAGCGCGAACAGCGCGAACAACACCGCGAACAACAGCGCGAGCAACAATCACAACAACAGCCAGTGATCAATAGAAATTAA